The Herminiimonas arsenitoxidans genome window below encodes:
- a CDS encoding SDR family oxidoreductase, with amino-acid sequence MDLGIRGKVAFVSGGSKGIGRQCAEMLGREGCKVVVAARGQEAIDEAVASIKKAGGEAIGISVDLTKEKDVKRALSVVKESFGSPDIVITNVHGPGPGDFFDHDGEDFVDAFRDLTLSVVFLARETLPDMKKKGWGRLVTIGSGAAKEPPSELKHILANTARASVVSLNKSLANEFGQYGITVNTLGTGWIGSERMYKYLEHVAEEKGLSPDGAMDMLKGLIPVGRPGKPEEMASLAVFLCSAQASYITGNLMAVDGGLHRSAW; translated from the coding sequence ATGGATCTGGGAATCAGAGGAAAGGTAGCTTTCGTATCTGGTGGTAGTAAAGGCATAGGTCGACAATGTGCGGAAATGCTGGGCCGCGAAGGATGCAAGGTGGTGGTTGCAGCACGTGGTCAGGAGGCCATCGACGAAGCTGTTGCCAGCATCAAGAAAGCGGGCGGCGAAGCGATTGGTATTTCAGTCGATCTGACTAAAGAAAAAGATGTCAAACGTGCCTTGTCCGTTGTAAAGGAAAGCTTCGGTTCACCTGACATTGTGATCACCAATGTTCACGGACCAGGACCTGGCGACTTCTTTGATCATGATGGCGAAGACTTTGTCGATGCGTTTCGTGATCTCACCTTGAGCGTCGTCTTTCTGGCGCGCGAAACCTTGCCTGACATGAAAAAGAAAGGCTGGGGACGACTGGTAACGATAGGTAGTGGTGCCGCCAAGGAACCGCCGTCTGAACTCAAGCACATCCTTGCCAATACCGCGCGCGCATCTGTGGTGTCACTCAATAAGTCACTGGCGAACGAATTTGGGCAATACGGTATTACTGTCAATACGCTGGGTACCGGCTGGATCGGTAGTGAGCGCATGTATAAATATCTGGAGCATGTGGCTGAAGAAAAAGGCCTGTCGCCAGATGGTGCAATGGATATGTTGAAGGGGCTTATTCCGGTTGGACGTCCAGGCAAGCCGGAAGAGATGGCGTCGCTGGCGGTGTTCCTTTGCTCGGCACAGGCGTCTTATATTACCGGCAATCTGATGGCGGTAGACGGCGGCTTGCATCGTTCGGCCTGGTAA